Proteins encoded in a region of the Prunus persica cultivar Lovell chromosome G4, Prunus_persica_NCBIv2, whole genome shotgun sequence genome:
- the LOC18779804 gene encoding uncharacterized protein LOC18779804: MAKLPSTNLVQDSMKPYKPKEYYPEKAKGISFLAFFFSTCIYISIFYIFNLSLSTLFHNTKFWFAISNTLILIIAADYGAFSSSKDNIQDQHLYQEYMIHRQARSVSSFVSQYPEIAFKKSSCPNKQSEVDVDDMKAKNEEVADTQNKEVVQEKSVVHVSKGDDQNKGCGRENVAAKTYQRSKSEKTKTKGAVIDERKKDILKRSEDEKKYEPNTVEDNEFSVMSDEELNRRIEEFIQRFNKQIRLQSAATNSHQV, translated from the coding sequence ATGGCCAAACTACCATCAACAAATCTTGTGCAAGATTCAATGAAACCCTACAAACCCAAAGAATATTACCCTGAAAAAGCCAAGGGCATATCCTTCTTGGCCTTTTTCTTCTCCACATGCATTTACATTTCCATCTTCTACATCttcaacctctctctctccactctCTTCCACAACACCAAGTTCTGGTTTGCCATATCCAACACTCTCATCCTCATCATTGCAGCTGACTATGGCGCCTTCTCTTCCTCCAAAGATAATATACAAGACCAACATCTTTACCAAGAGTACATGATCCACCGCCAAGCTCGAAGTGTGTCCTCATTTGTTTCTCAATACCCTGAAATAGCTTTCAAGAAAAGCAGCTGTCCCAATAAGCAATCAGAGGTGGACGTGGACGACATGAAAGCAAAGAATGAAGAAGTGGCAGACactcaaaataaagaagtTGTCCAAGAAAAGAGTGTCGTCCACGTGTCGAAAGGCGATGATCAGAACAAAGGTTGCGGCAGAGAAAATGTTGCAGCAAAAACTTACCAGCGAAGTAAGTCTgagaaaacaaagacaaagggAGCTGTGATCGATGAGAGGAAGAAGGATATTTTGAAGAGGTCAGAGGATGAGAAGAAGTACGAGCCAAATACTGTTGAAGACAATGAATTTTCGGTCATGTCAGATGAAGAATTGAACAGGAGAATTGAAGAATTTATTCAGAGGTTTAACAAGCAGATTAGGCTTCAATCAGCAGCTACAAACTCCCACCAAGTCTAG
- the LOC18779250 gene encoding protease Do-like 5, chloroplastic, with amino-acid sequence MVVLGSLSQIKPSPIPTNSSSSSSNPSQKGLLLTRRRAIVLGPSVVVASLLHFYNPISQQPSSHLALAQQQQEDELQQEEDRSVHLFQETSPSVVFIKDLEIDKSLKASPDAVFLSEDGNSKVEGTGSGFIWDKFGHIVTNYHVVAKLATDQTGLQRCKVYLVDARGNGFYSEGKIVGVDPAYDLAVLKVDVEGHELKPVVLGTSNGLHVGQSCFAIGNPYGYENTLTIGVVSGLGREIPSPDGKAIRGAIQTDAAINSGNSGGPLIDSYGHIIGVNTATFTRKGTGASSGVNFAIPIDTVVRTVPYLIVYGTPYRDRF; translated from the exons atggtGGTGTTGGGTTCTCTTAGCCAAATCAAGCCTTCTCCAATACCAAccaactcttcttcttcttcctcaaaccCTTCACAGAAGGGTCTTCTTCTCACAAGGAGAAGAGCCATAGTGCTTGGTCCAAGTGTTGTGGTAGCTTCTTTGCTCCATTTCTATAACCCCATTTCCCAACAACCTTCATCTCACCTTGCACTTGCTCAGCAGCAACAAGAAGATGAGCTTCAGCAAGAAGAGGACCGCTCTGTGCATCTCTTCCAG GAAACGTCTCCATCAGTTGTTTTTATTAAAGACCTTGAAATAGACAAAAGCCTCAAGGCCTCTCCTGATGCCGTCTTCCTAAGTGAGGATGGAAATTCCAAAGTTGAAGGAACAGGTTCAGGCTTCATTTGGGATAAGTTCGGTCACATT GTCACAAATTACCACGTTGTGGCTAAATTGGCCACAGACCAAACCGGATTACAGCGTTGTAAG GTTTATCTTGTAGATGCAAGAGGCAATGGTTTTTACAGTGAAGGCAAGATTGTTGGTGTGGATCCAGCCTATGATCTGGCTGTTCTTAAG GTTGATGTTGAAGGACATGAGTTAAAACCTGTTGTTCTTGGCACATCTAATGGTTTACATGTGGGTCAGAGCTGCTTTGCCATTGGGAATCCTTATGGATACGAGAACACTCTAACAATAGGG GTGGTCAGTGGATTAGGCAGGGAGATACCCTCACCAGATGGAAAGGCCATTAGAGGAGCTATTCAAACAGACGCTGCCATTAACTCTG GGAATTCAGGTGGGCCGTTGATTGATTCATATGGTCATATTATTGGAGTTAACACAGCAACTTTCACTCGCAAAG GAACAGGAGCATCATCTGGTGTTAACTTTGCAATACCAATCGACACTGTTGTGCGAACTGTACCGTACCTTATTGTATATGGAACACCGTACCGTGACAGGTTTTGA
- the LOC18778430 gene encoding uncharacterized protein LOC18778430 translates to MEQEAAETLVQAASSDGSNPKGPDESEAVNRARKLLFRRMLVGIRDGRFFLGNFHCIDKQGNIILQDAVEYRSTRRSSPSPMEQRFLGLILIPSSCRVSCHVGCSVEEQLSLLSF, encoded by the coding sequence ATGGAACAAGAAGCGGCGGAGACACTGGTTCAGGCGGCGAGCTCCGATGGGTCGAACCCGAAGGGGCCAGACGAGTCGGAGGCTGTGAACCGGGCAAGGAAATTGCTGTTTCGGCGGATGCTAGTGGGGATAAGAGATGGGCGGTTTTTCTTGGGAAATTTTCACTGCATTGACAAACAAGGAAACATCATTCTTCAAGATGCAGTGGAGTATCGTAGCACGCGGCGGTCTTCGCCTTCTCCGATGGAGCAGCGGTTCCTCGGTCTCATTCTTATCCCTTCTTCTTGCCGTGTCTCTTGTCATGTTGGTTGCTCTGTTGAAGAACAATTGTCTCTGCTTTCATTCTAG